The following proteins are encoded in a genomic region of Elusimicrobiota bacterium:
- a CDS encoding glycosyltransferase family 2 protein — translation MTPELTILTLTLNESGALGEFLSQLGPAIEPIEPNYEVLIVDGGSTDGTVEIAKKAGVRVVRQSKPGYGNAYREGIALSRGKYILALDADSSHPKSLFGTFWAKREDYSVVMGSRYLPGAGDTRPWGRRLLSRILNAVYRTVLVCPLTDISGGFRLYKAADVQAVESEGPYYDVVAEIIVFLWGSGKKVLEIPYLYVPREQGESKARIFKFGMSYLETLYKLWRRFK, via the coding sequence ATGACTCCGGAGCTGACGATCCTGACGTTGACGCTCAACGAGTCGGGCGCGCTCGGCGAGTTCCTGAGCCAGCTCGGGCCCGCGATCGAGCCCATCGAGCCGAACTACGAGGTGCTCATCGTCGACGGCGGCTCCACCGACGGCACGGTCGAGATCGCGAAGAAGGCGGGCGTGCGCGTGGTGCGCCAGAGCAAGCCCGGCTACGGCAACGCCTACCGCGAGGGCATCGCCCTGTCGCGGGGGAAGTACATCCTCGCCCTCGACGCGGACTCCTCCCACCCCAAGAGCCTGTTCGGGACCTTCTGGGCGAAGCGCGAGGACTACTCCGTGGTCATGGGCTCCCGCTACCTGCCCGGGGCGGGGGACACCCGTCCGTGGGGCCGGCGCCTGCTCAGCCGGATCCTCAACGCGGTCTACCGCACCGTGCTCGTCTGCCCGCTCACCGACATCTCCGGCGGCTTCCGCCTCTACAAGGCCGCGGACGTCCAGGCGGTCGAGAGCGAGGGCCCGTATTACGACGTCGTCGCCGAGATCATCGTCTTCCTGTGGGGGAGCGGCAAGAAGGTCCTGGAGATCCCCTACCTGTACGTCCCGCGCGAGCAGGGCGAGTCGAAGGCCCGCATCTTCAAGTTCGGCATGAGCTACCTGGAGACGCTCTACAAGCTGTGGCGACGGTTCAAATAG
- a CDS encoding cupin domain-containing protein, producing MKLFRRKPAFVDARGAITDILDGVPLNAVTIITNKKGAVRANHFHKKTIQYTYVLSGRVKYVSRGKKGGTTTVILKPGDLAVSPPDEAHATEALTDATFLALAHGLRHGRDYEKDTFRLAEPLIEPKKASRK from the coding sequence ATGAAGCTCTTCCGCCGCAAGCCGGCCTTCGTCGATGCGCGCGGGGCGATCACCGACATCCTGGACGGGGTCCCGCTGAACGCCGTCACGATCATCACCAACAAGAAAGGCGCGGTCCGGGCGAACCACTTCCACAAGAAGACGATCCAGTACACCTACGTGCTGTCCGGCCGCGTGAAGTACGTCTCGCGCGGGAAGAAGGGCGGCACGACGACGGTGATCCTGAAGCCCGGCGACCTGGCCGTCAGCCCGCCCGACGAGGCGCACGCGACCGAGGCGCTGACCGACGCGACCTTCCTCGCGCTGGCGCACGGCCTGCGCCACGGCCGCGACTACGAGAAGGACACCTTCCGTCTCGCCGAGCCGCTGATCGAGCCCAAGAAAGCCTCCCGGAAATGA